In bacterium, one genomic interval encodes:
- a CDS encoding transposase produces MDNNITRVVGMDVSDRYSHLCVLGMDGEVEEESKVPTTPHGLRRRFSEMDRVRVAFEVGTHSPWIGRLLEGLGHEVILANPRKVRSIYQNDDKSDRVDAEMLARLARSDPKLLHPVAIHSEQRQAGLVVIRSRRVLMETRTKLVNHVRGVCKSLGFRLPKCDAALVFGVVGYIMKKLKYPLAPLAVALV; encoded by the coding sequence ATGGATAATAATATCACACGGGTAGTTGGAATGGATGTATCAGATCGCTACAGTCACCTTTGCGTTTTGGGGATGGACGGTGAGGTTGAAGAGGAGAGCAAGGTTCCGACGACTCCTCACGGTCTAAGGCGTCGTTTTAGTGAGATGGATAGAGTCCGCGTGGCTTTTGAAGTGGGGACACACTCCCCATGGATCGGCCGATTATTGGAGGGGCTTGGTCACGAGGTGATTCTGGCCAACCCCAGGAAGGTTCGTAGCATCTACCAGAACGATGACAAGAGCGATCGTGTAGACGCCGAGATGCTGGCTCGTCTTGCCCGTTCGGATCCGAAGCTTTTGCACCCTGTGGCGATCCATAGTGAACAGCGTCAGGCGGGTTTGGTGGTGATCCGAAGCCGTCGGGTACTGATGGAGACGCGGACAAAGCTTGTCAACCACGTTCGTGGAGTGTGCAAGTCGTTGGGTTTTCGTTTGCCGAAGTGCGATGCGGCCCTCGTCTTCGGTGTCGTCGGGTACATTATGAAAAAGCTGAAGTATCCCCTTGCGCCCCTGGCTGTGGCTCTGGTG